GCCTGCAGCGCCGCATTATTATTAAATGGTACCCATGTCGATCTAAATTTAACCACAAATCCCGTCCCTGCCCTGTTTTTTCAGGAAGTGCTTGTAACGCAATGATTTGTATGTTTTTATTTGATAAGACTCAATCAATCCATACAAGAAAGAGGGCTATAGTGAGATTTTGGCGTGTGACCTCAAAAGCCTTTTTAACCGGGCAGGCCGTATTGTTTGGTGTGCTGCTGTTATCGAGCTGCCAGCGCGGCGGAAATTACCAGCCCCTGGAGGAAGACGTCTACCGTCTTCCCAAAAAAGTAGCGGGAACATCCGATTATGCCGTGATAATGATGCAGAAGAATTTCAATAAACGCGGCGTTAAAGTCATTACTATCGGCTCCGATTATTTAGTCAGCATCCCTTCCGCTGCGCTCTTTGCTGATCAATCGCCCCGTATCCGCTGGGAATCCTACGCCTTGTTAAATCAAGTGGTGTTGTTTTTGAAACAATTCAGAAAAGTCGGCGTGAACGTAACCAGCTACAGCAGTCAATACGTGTCTTCACGACGTGAACAGGCGCTAACACTGGCAAGGGCCAGAGTGGTGGCGAATTACCTCTGGTCTCAGGGTATCGACAGTCGTTTTATATTTACGGAAGGGGCGGGGAGCGACAAACCGGTGGTCTCATTTTATCAGGGAGGAGACAAATCACCCAACTCCAGAATTGAAATTACATTCAGAGATGCAATTGTATAGAGGATAAGATGCCACAAGATGCGTTAATGGCCGTTCATGTTCGCAATGAATATTACCGTAAAGGCCACCGAAAGGTCATGGGTATTCTTTTGGTTTCGTTGGGGATTAATCTTCTGCTGGCATTCCTGTTAATCTGGATTGTCAACAACCCGCCAGCCCCACGCTACTTCCCAACCAGTTTAAACGGGCGAGTCATGCCTCTTTTTCCTTTAAATCAACCTAATCAGTCCGATGACGCGATGCTTGCCTGGGCAGGGCAGGCGGCTGTGGCGGCTTTCAGTTACAATTTCGTCAATTACCGCGAAGAATTACAGGCTTCTTCCGGATTTTTTACCGCCGATGGCTGGCGTTTGTTTTTACAGGCATTGGAAGAGTCGAATAACCTGGATGCCGTGCAGGCTAAAAAACTGATTGTTTCCGCCGCTGCGATAAGTCCGCCAACGATTTTGCGTAAAGGACTTGTAAATGATCGGTTTACCTGGCGGGTGCAGATTCCTATTCTGGTAACCTATCAAAGCGTGACTGAATATACACAACAAGCCAATATGGTGAGCATGCTGGTTACTCGCGTATCCACATTGAACTCTCCGCGAGGCATTGGTATATCCCAATTCGTGGTTAGTCCTTTAAGCAGTTAAAGAAAATAGGCGGGAATATCGGATTTCGCTTTACAGCGAGCAGGGGTGAATGATAAATGTATAGTTGCATTCCTTCGGGAAAATGAGCCATCATGTTGCTGAAAAATAAGTAAATCAATAAGTCATGGTTTAATGGGGAAAAAATGAGTCGAGAGACTTGGCTGTCAATAAAAAATTCCAAATCGTTCTACGTCTCAAGTTACAGGCGTGCCTGTACTATGGTTATTGGTTCCCTGGTAGTCAATCTGGCTTTGATTAGCGGGATTTACTACGCCTATTTTACTCAGCCCGAGCGAGAATACTATGCTTCAAACGGGGTAACACCGCCTGTCAAGTTGTCACCGCGGGATACTCCCAATGATTCATCGGTCGCATTATTGCCGCCGGATCCTGTTAACGCACCGCCCGTTAAAGTGATACCGGAATAAGACGAGGAAGATATGGCTCAACAAGAGTTAAAAGAAGTCCGCTTTCAGGAGAAGTTTGCGCGAGATGGCCAACAGAAATTGATGTTTGCCCTGCTGGTCGCTGTGGGTGTCATTTTTATTATTGGTTCCATGCTGGCTTACATTATTACGCACCCGCCTGAGCCTCAATATTTTGCAACCAGTATTAACGGCCGTATCACCCCGCTCACTGCCTTAAATGAACCGAACCAATCGGATTCCGCGGTTTTACAATGGGCAAACCAGGCAGCCATTGCGGCATTTACCTACAACTTTGTTAATTACAGGGATGAACTGGAATCGACCTCGGGCTTTTTTACAACC
This Legionella sp. MW5194 DNA region includes the following protein-coding sequences:
- the icmN gene encoding type IVB secretion system protein IcmN/DotK → MTSKAFLTGQAVLFGVLLLSSCQRGGNYQPLEEDVYRLPKKVAGTSDYAVIMMQKNFNKRGVKVITIGSDYLVSIPSAALFADQSPRIRWESYALLNQVVLFLKQFRKVGVNVTSYSSQYVSSRREQALTLARARVVANYLWSQGIDSRFIFTEGAGSDKPVVSFYQGGDKSPNSRIEITFRDAIV
- a CDS encoding type IVB secretion system apparatus protein IcmL/DotI, coding for MPQDALMAVHVRNEYYRKGHRKVMGILLVSLGINLLLAFLLIWIVNNPPAPRYFPTSLNGRVMPLFPLNQPNQSDDAMLAWAGQAAVAAFSYNFVNYREELQASSGFFTADGWRLFLQALEESNNLDAVQAKKLIVSAAAISPPTILRKGLVNDRFTWRVQIPILVTYQSVTEYTQQANMVSMLVTRVSTLNSPRGIGISQFVVSPLSS
- the icmM gene encoding type IVB secretion system protein IcmM/DotJ, which encodes MSRETWLSIKNSKSFYVSSYRRACTMVIGSLVVNLALISGIYYAYFTQPEREYYASNGVTPPVKLSPRDTPNDSSVALLPPDPVNAPPVKVIPE
- a CDS encoding type IVB secretion system apparatus protein IcmL/DotI; this translates as MAQQELKEVRFQEKFARDGQQKLMFALLVAVGVIFIIGSMLAYIITHPPEPQYFATSINGRITPLTALNEPNQSDSAVLQWANQAAIAAFTYNFVNYRDELESTSGFFTTDGWQQFLQALQDSNILDQVKAKKLIVSAVATRAPIILQKGVLSGRFSWRVQMPILVTYQSASEFFQQNNVVTMLITRISTLDSPRGIGIAQFVVGQASGGVT